A single genomic interval of Lathyrus oleraceus cultivar Zhongwan6 chromosome 7, CAAS_Psat_ZW6_1.0, whole genome shotgun sequence harbors:
- the LOC127105883 gene encoding protein SCO1 homolog 2, mitochondrial, producing the protein MTVSRFLLFSSKHRSSREALALLLPRCVPSNTIQSVRYTNSSKHDKPRHDLHPVFPSQSEGSRSWGAYTASAVALGFAGIAAFFHYNDERRAVPKGYPGDSHDRNVVGGPIVGGPFTLVNKEKQTVTEHDFLGNWILLYFGYTSSPDIGPEQVHLMAKAIDILESKQNLQILPVFVTIDPQRDTPSQLRAYLEEFNSRIVGLTGTVVAIRKMTQEYRVYFKKVEEDGADYLVDSSHNMYLLNPNMEVVRCFGVEYNAEQLTDAIGKELNKTPL; encoded by the exons ATGACTGTATCAAGATTTTTACTCTTTTCTTCCAAACACCGTTCCTCCCGTGAAGCTCTCGCTCTTCTTCTTCCTAG GTGCGTTCCCTCCAACACAATTCAATCTGTTAGATATACAAATTCTTCAAAACATGATAAACCAAGACATGATCTTCACCCTGTATTTCCTTCACAATCTGAGGGTTCTCGCTCGTGGGGAGCTTATACTGCT TCAGCTGTTGCTCTAGGATTTGCCGGGATTGCAGCTTTTTTTCATTATAATGATGAAAGGAGAGCTGTTCCAAAAG GTTATCCGGGGGATAGCCACGATAGAAATGTGGTCGGTGGACCTATAGTTGGCGGTCCCTTTACACTGGTTAATAAAGAAAAACAAACTGTTACGGAACATGATTTTCTTGGTAATTGGATCCTCCTCTACTTTGGTTATACCTCGTCTCCTGATATCGGGCCAGAGCAAGTTCACCTTATGGCAAAAGCAATTGATATCTTAG AATCAAAACAGAATCTTCAAATTCTACCTGTATTTGTTACCATCGATCCTCAACGCGATACTCCCTCACAACTCCGTGCATACCTTGAAG AGTTCAACTCAAGAATCGTAGGATTAACTGGAACAGTTGTAGCTATTAGGAAGATGACACAAGAATATCGTGTGTATTTTAAAAAGGTAGAAGAGGATGGTGCTGATTATCTCGTCGACAGTTCCCACAACAT GTATTTGTTGAACCCTAACATGGAGGTTGTGAGATGCTTTGGGGTCGAGTATAACGCTGAGCAGTTGACAGATGCGATAGGGAAAGAGCTGAACAAAACACCCTTGTGA
- the LOC127107589 gene encoding uncharacterized protein LOC127107589 isoform X1, with the protein MKTETLTLVLVNLASIMERADESLLPGVYKEVGAALNAGPTALGSLTLFRSLVQSLCYPLAAYLATRHNRAHVIALGAFLWAAATFLVAISSTFLQVAISRGLNGIGLAIVTPAIQSLVADSTVDSNRGVAFGWLQLTGNLGSIIGGLFAITIASTSIAGIPGWRIAFHLVALISIIVGILVRIFAVDPHFSKNEGISTSYPTPRKSFYCEMEDLIKEAKSVIKIPSFQILVAQGVSGSFPWSALSFATLWLEMIGFSHMTTALLWSLFIVAVSFGGLFGGWMGDFLSQRFPNSGRIMLSQISSGSAVPLAAILLLALPDDPSTAVVHGLALFIMGLCISWNSAATNNPIFAEIVPEKSRTAIYALDRSFESILASFAPPIVGILAQHVYGYKPIPKGSSDSVEIETDRENAASLAKALYTAIGIPIAICCVIYSFLYCTYPRDRDRARMVALEESEMHQLEAEEESRSEEYREINVLESNVLNGKESSKTDQRNYPRQESIDLDDDDEKVLLSR; encoded by the exons ATGAAAACAGAGACACTGACATTGGTGCTGGTGAATCTAGCGAGTATCATGGAGAGAGCCGATGAATCATTGCTGCCAGGAGTATACAAAGAGGTCGGTGCTGCTCTCAACGCTGGCCCCACCGCGTTAGGCTCTCTCACTCTTTTCCGATCCCTTGTTCAATCTCTGTGTTACCCTCTCGCCGCTTATCTCGCCACGCGTCACAATCGTGCTCATGTTATTGCTCTCGGTGCTTTTCTTTGGGCCGCCGCAACATTCCTTGTTGCCATTTCATCTACCTTCTTACAG GTAGCGATTTCAAGAGGTTTAAATGGGATTGGACTTGCCATTGTTACTCCAGCAATTCAGTCCCTGGTTGCTGACTCCACTGTTGACAGCAACCGTGGCGTGGCTTTCGGGTGGCTGCAACTAACCGGAAACCTTGGAAGCATCATTGGTGGTCTCTTCGCTATAACTATAGCCTCAACATCAATAGCAGGGATACCTGGTTGGAGAATAGCTTTTCATCTGGTTGCATTGATTAGCATCATAGTCGGTATATTAGTACGCATCTTTGCCGTCGATCCACATTTTTCTAAGAATGAAGGCATATCTACATCATATCCAACTCCAAGAAAGTCCTTTTATTGTGAAATGGAAGATCTAATAAAAGAAGCGAAATCAGTTATAAAAATTCCATCATTTCAAATACTTGTGGCTCAGGGAGTCTCTGGATCATTCCCATGGTCTGCTTTGTCATTTGCCACTCTTTGGCTAGAAATGATAGGCTTTTCCCACATGACAACAGCATTGCTTTGGTCCCTATTTATAGTTGCGGTTTCATTTGGGGGTCTGTTTGGAGGATGGATGGGGGATTTTTTATCCCAAAGGTTTCCGAATTCCGGAAGAATAATGTTATCACAAATAAGCTCGGGTTCGGCCGTTCCTCTAGCAGCAATTTTGTTGTTGGCATTGCCTGATGATCCATCCACAGCCGTCGTGCACGGTCTGGCTCTATTCATCATGGGATTATGCATATCCTGGAATAGTGCAGCAACTAACAA TCCAATATTTGCAGAAATAGTCCCTGAGAAGTCGCGGACGGCTATATATGCTTTGGATCGATCGTTCGAGTCTATACTGGCATCCTTTGCTCCACCTATTGTTGGAATTTTGGCTCAGCATGTTTATGGTTATAAACCAATTCCTAAAGGATCCTCGGACTCTGTTGAAATTGAAACGGATAGGGAAAATGCTGCATCACTTGCCAAGGCACTTTATACTGCAATTGGTATTCCTATTGCAATTTGCTGCGTCATCTACTCATTCCTTTACTGCACATACCCGAGGGACAGGGATCGAGCACGGATGGTTGCATTAGAAGAATCCGAAATGCACCAGTTAGAGGCGGAAGAAGAGTCGAGAAGCGAAGAATATCGTGAAATTAATGTTTTAGAATCAAATGTGCTGAATGGTAAAGAAAGTAGCAAGACTGATCAAAGAAATTATCCAAGGCAAGAGAGCATTGACTTGGATGACGATGATGAGAAAGTTTTGCTGTCCCGGTAG
- the LOC127107589 gene encoding uncharacterized protein LOC127107589 isoform X2, which translates to MKTETLTLVLVNLASIMERADESLLPGVYKEVGAALNAGPTALGSLTLFRSLVQSLCYPLAAYLATRHNRAHVIALGAFLWAAATFLVAISSTFLQVAISRGLNGIGLAIVTPAIQSLVADSTVDSNRGVAFGWLQLTGNLGSIIGGLFAITIASTSIAGIPGWRIAFHLVALISIIVGILVRIFAVDPHFSKNEGISTSYPTPRKSFYCEMEDLIKEAKSVIKIPSFQILVAQGVSGSFPWSALSFATLWLEMIGFSHMTTALLWSLFIVAVSFGGLFGGWMGDFLSQRFPNSGRIMLSQISSGSAVPLAAILLLALPDDPSTAVVHGLALFIMGLCISWNSAATNKNSP; encoded by the exons ATGAAAACAGAGACACTGACATTGGTGCTGGTGAATCTAGCGAGTATCATGGAGAGAGCCGATGAATCATTGCTGCCAGGAGTATACAAAGAGGTCGGTGCTGCTCTCAACGCTGGCCCCACCGCGTTAGGCTCTCTCACTCTTTTCCGATCCCTTGTTCAATCTCTGTGTTACCCTCTCGCCGCTTATCTCGCCACGCGTCACAATCGTGCTCATGTTATTGCTCTCGGTGCTTTTCTTTGGGCCGCCGCAACATTCCTTGTTGCCATTTCATCTACCTTCTTACAG GTAGCGATTTCAAGAGGTTTAAATGGGATTGGACTTGCCATTGTTACTCCAGCAATTCAGTCCCTGGTTGCTGACTCCACTGTTGACAGCAACCGTGGCGTGGCTTTCGGGTGGCTGCAACTAACCGGAAACCTTGGAAGCATCATTGGTGGTCTCTTCGCTATAACTATAGCCTCAACATCAATAGCAGGGATACCTGGTTGGAGAATAGCTTTTCATCTGGTTGCATTGATTAGCATCATAGTCGGTATATTAGTACGCATCTTTGCCGTCGATCCACATTTTTCTAAGAATGAAGGCATATCTACATCATATCCAACTCCAAGAAAGTCCTTTTATTGTGAAATGGAAGATCTAATAAAAGAAGCGAAATCAGTTATAAAAATTCCATCATTTCAAATACTTGTGGCTCAGGGAGTCTCTGGATCATTCCCATGGTCTGCTTTGTCATTTGCCACTCTTTGGCTAGAAATGATAGGCTTTTCCCACATGACAACAGCATTGCTTTGGTCCCTATTTATAGTTGCGGTTTCATTTGGGGGTCTGTTTGGAGGATGGATGGGGGATTTTTTATCCCAAAGGTTTCCGAATTCCGGAAGAATAATGTTATCACAAATAAGCTCGGGTTCGGCCGTTCCTCTAGCAGCAATTTTGTTGTTGGCATTGCCTGATGATCCATCCACAGCCGTCGTGCACGGTCTGGCTCTATTCATCATGGGATTATGCATATCCTGGAATAGTGCAGCAACTAACAA AAATAGTCCCTGA
- the LOC127107588 gene encoding uncharacterized protein LOC127107588, whose protein sequence is MKMKAETVTLMLVNLAGIMQRADESLLPGVYKEVGAELNADPTALGSLTLFRSLVQSLCYPLAAYLATRHNRAHVIALGAFLWAAATFLVAISSTFLQVAISRGLNGIGLAIVIPAIQSLVADSTIDSNRGVAFGWLQLTGNLGSIIGGLFSVLLASTSILGISGWRIAFHLVALISVIVGILVRIYANDPHFPNNADKPTSYQTPKQPFYTEMKDLIKEAKSVIKIPSFQIIVAQGVFGSFPWSGLSFATLWLELIGFSHGTTAILWTLFIVSASLGALFGGWFGDFLSLRLPNTGRIMLSQISAGSAVPLAAILLLALPDDPSTAFMHGLVLVIMGFATAWNAPATNNPIFAEIVPEKSRTAIYALDQSFESILQSFAPPFVGLLAQHVFGYRPVPKGSSDSVEIETDRKNAASLAKALCIVFVIPLTLCVCIYSFLYCSYPRDRDRARMVALEDSEMQQLEVEDCTREREDYCEIHVLESNELNGKESSKIDDIDYPREENIDLDDNDEKVLLSR, encoded by the exons ATGAAGATGAAGGCAGAGACAGTGACTTTGATGCTGGTGAATCTGGCTGGTATTATGCAGAGAGCTGATGAGTCATTGCTGCCAGGAGTATACAAAGAGGTTGGTGCTGAACTCAATGCCGACCCAACTGCGTTAGGTTCACTTACTCTTTTCCGATCTCTTGTTCAATCACTGTGTTACCCTCTCGCTGCTTACCTTGCCACGCGCCACAATCGTGCGCATGTGATTGCTCTCGGTGCTTTTCTTTGGGCTGCTGCCACTTTCCTCGTCGCCATCTCCTCCACCTTCTTACAG GTGGCAATTTCAAGAGGTTTAAATGGCATCGGACTCGCCATTGTAATTCCGGCAATTCAGTCTCTAGTTGCAGACTCTACAATTGATAGCAACCGTGGCGTGGCCTTTGGGTGGCTGCAACTAACAGGAAACCTCGGAAGCATTATTGGTGGTCTCTTCTCAGTACTACTAGCCTCAACATCAATCTTAGGCATATCTGGTTGGAGAATAGCTTTTCATCTGGTTGCATTGATTAGTGTCATAGTTGGTATATTAGTACGCATATATGCTAATGATCCACACTTTCCAAACAACGCCGACAAACCTACATCATATCAAACTCCAAAACAGCCCTTTTATACTGAAATGAAAGATCTAATAAAAGAAGCTAAGTCTGTTATAAAAATTCCATCGTTTCAGATAATTGTGGCTCAGGGAGTATTCGGATCATTCCCGTGGTCAGGTTTGTCATTCGCCACTCTTTGGTTAGAACTAATAGGCTTCTCACATGGTACAACAGCAATTCTTTGGACCTTATTTATAGTTTCTGCTTCATTGGGGGCTCTGTTTGGAGGATGGTTTGGAGATTTTTTATCCCTACGATTACCAAACACCGGAAGAATAATGTTGTCGCAAATAAGTGCTGGTTCAGCCGTTCCTCTAGCAGCAATTTTGCTGTTGGCACTGCCCGATGATCCATCCACAGCCTTCATGCATGGCCTTGTTTTAGTCATCATGGGATTCGCTACGGCCTGGAATGCTCCGGCAACTAACAA TCCAATATTTGCAGAAATAGTTCCTGAGAAGTCGCGGACAGCTATATATGCTTTGGATCAATCTTTCGAGTCTATATTGCAGTCATTTGCTCCTCCTTTTGTTGGATTATTGGCTCAACATGTTTTTGGTTATAGACCTGTTCCAAAAGGTTCCTCTGATTCCGTCGAAATCGAAACAGACAGGAAAAATGCAGCATCACTCGCGAAGGCACTCTGTATTGTTTTTGTAATTCCTTTAACACTATGTGTCTGCATCTACTCATTCCTTTACTGCTCGTACCCGAGAGACAGAGACCGGGCGAGAATGGTCGCATTAGAGGACTCAGAAATGCAACAACTAGAGGTGGAAGATTGCACAAGAGAGAGAGAAGACTATTGTGAAATCCATGTTTTAGAATCAAATGAACTGAATGGTAAAGAAAGTAGCAAGATTGATGATATAGATTATCCAAGGGAAGAGAACATAGACTTAGACGATAATGATGAGAAAGTTCTGTTGTCCAGGTAG